The following are encoded together in the Hydractinia symbiolongicarpus strain clone_291-10 chromosome 14, HSymV2.1, whole genome shotgun sequence genome:
- the LOC130626203 gene encoding uncharacterized protein LOC130626203 isoform X1 translates to MYKRKIIIFLYVQLLGVSLPQLLVERKSSSHCHGFCSSTDYFTNTDKTNSFCSSRNASCVRNCNDCKCFGSHTFVSYKHGCKSIHQLENLLNATLCLESTDFYMDVPTTSDKTLSYGSCEQLTSKPSQKLVQYCKIQDAFEIEPAFMNTERLLAHPFKIRQISFSECLKCRNFSCSLSNWAGMLIKLVLDCEDYEEPSGLVSSCFIFKVNGIRNVTAPATTTTTTTTTTTKKNTTVISMKKEEEKINTSTIMIIVILVCLCLVVLVVLSIVLLRYRKKKLIRRKSQCAHYLTKASSGEENVYAEMGNPAYEDTDVTYESGTILRYARPDNNRLSDQDPPESKMEENDYYKTADINGNDKELANTLYGMESNHEREHIYAESTDTQNIIPEAQPEYAYTSNVFDDTVKDVSYQYAEVKTKKKDKQNNLRPENMFAKKISGYDEVGSVMDPK, encoded by the exons atgtataaaagaaagattATTATTTTCCTTTATGTGCAGCTTCTTGGAGTGAGTTTACCGCAACTCCTTGTCGAAAGAAAAAGTAGTTCACATTGTCATGGGTTCTGTAGTTCAACTGATTATTTCACAAACACAGACAAAACTAATTCTTTTTGCTCGTCCAGGAATGCCAGCTGCGTGCGAAACTGCAACGATTGCAAATGTTTTGGATCACATACGTTTGTGTCATACAAGCATGGTTGTAAAAGTATTCACCAACTTGAAAATTTGCTGAATG cgACCCTCTGTTTGGAAAGCACTGATTTTTACATGGACGTACCAACAACAAGTGATAAAACTTTGTCTTACGGGAGTTGCGAGCAACTGACTTCAAAGCCCAGCCAAAAACTTGTTCAGTATTGTAAAATTCAAGATGCTTTTGAAATTGAACCTGCATTTATGAACACCGAGAGGCTTTTGGCGCATCCGTTTAAAATTCGACAGATTAGCTTTTCAGAGTGCTTGAAA TGCCGAAATTTTTCGTGCTCTTTATCAAATTGGGCTGGAATGCTTATCAAATTGGTGCTGGATTGTGAAGATTACGAGGAACCCTCCGGTCTTGTTAGCAGTTGTTTCATATTCAAGGTTAATGGTATCAGAAATGTTACCG CtccagcaacaacaacaacaacaacaacaacaacaacaacaaagaagAACACCACA GTTATATcaatgaaaaaagaagaagaaaagattAACACATCCACTATAATGATCATTGTTATTTTGGTGTGCTTGTGCTTAGTAGTTCTAGTTGTATTATCAATTGTGTTGCTTCGTTATCGAAAAAAGAAGTTGATCAG aagaaAAAGCCAATGTGCCCACTACCTTACAAAGGCGTCTTCAG GAGAAGAGAATGTGTATGCAGAGATGGGAAATCCTGCATATGAAG acaCTGATGTAACTTATGAATCAGGAACAATACTCCGCTATGCCAGACCAGATAACAACAGATTGTCAGACCAG GATCCACCAGAAAGCAAAATGGAAGAGAATGATTACTACAAAACTGCAGATATTAATGGTAATGATAAAGAATTAGCTAATACTCTGTATGGCATGGAATCAAATCATGAGAGGGAGCATATATATGCAGAATCCACTGATACACAAAATATCATACCAGAGGCACAGCCAGAGTATGCTTACACATCTAATGTTTTTGATGACACAGTTAAAGACGTTTCTTATCAGTACGCTGAAGTTAAAACGAAGAAAAAGGATAAGCAGAATAATCTGAGGCCTGAAAATATGTTTGCAAAGAAGATTTCTGGATATGATGAAGTTGGTAGTGTAATGGAtccaaaataa
- the LOC130626203 gene encoding uncharacterized protein LOC130626203 isoform X2 yields the protein MDVPTTSDKTLSYGSCEQLTSKPSQKLVQYCKIQDAFEIEPAFMNTERLLAHPFKIRQISFSECLKCRNFSCSLSNWAGMLIKLVLDCEDYEEPSGLVSSCFIFKVNGIRNVTAPATTTTTTTTTTTKKNTTVISMKKEEEKINTSTIMIIVILVCLCLVVLVVLSIVLLRYRKKKLIRRKSQCAHYLTKASSGEENVYAEMGNPAYEDTDVTYESGTILRYARPDNNRLSDQDPPESKMEENDYYKTADINGNDKELANTLYGMESNHEREHIYAESTDTQNIIPEAQPEYAYTSNVFDDTVKDVSYQYAEVKTKKKDKQNNLRPENMFAKKISGYDEVGSVMDPK from the exons ATGGACGTACCAACAACAAGTGATAAAACTTTGTCTTACGGGAGTTGCGAGCAACTGACTTCAAAGCCCAGCCAAAAACTTGTTCAGTATTGTAAAATTCAAGATGCTTTTGAAATTGAACCTGCATTTATGAACACCGAGAGGCTTTTGGCGCATCCGTTTAAAATTCGACAGATTAGCTTTTCAGAGTGCTTGAAA TGCCGAAATTTTTCGTGCTCTTTATCAAATTGGGCTGGAATGCTTATCAAATTGGTGCTGGATTGTGAAGATTACGAGGAACCCTCCGGTCTTGTTAGCAGTTGTTTCATATTCAAGGTTAATGGTATCAGAAATGTTACCG CtccagcaacaacaacaacaacaacaacaacaacaacaacaaagaagAACACCACA GTTATATcaatgaaaaaagaagaagaaaagattAACACATCCACTATAATGATCATTGTTATTTTGGTGTGCTTGTGCTTAGTAGTTCTAGTTGTATTATCAATTGTGTTGCTTCGTTATCGAAAAAAGAAGTTGATCAG aagaaAAAGCCAATGTGCCCACTACCTTACAAAGGCGTCTTCAG GAGAAGAGAATGTGTATGCAGAGATGGGAAATCCTGCATATGAAG acaCTGATGTAACTTATGAATCAGGAACAATACTCCGCTATGCCAGACCAGATAACAACAGATTGTCAGACCAG GATCCACCAGAAAGCAAAATGGAAGAGAATGATTACTACAAAACTGCAGATATTAATGGTAATGATAAAGAATTAGCTAATACTCTGTATGGCATGGAATCAAATCATGAGAGGGAGCATATATATGCAGAATCCACTGATACACAAAATATCATACCAGAGGCACAGCCAGAGTATGCTTACACATCTAATGTTTTTGATGACACAGTTAAAGACGTTTCTTATCAGTACGCTGAAGTTAAAACGAAGAAAAAGGATAAGCAGAATAATCTGAGGCCTGAAAATATGTTTGCAAAGAAGATTTCTGGATATGATGAAGTTGGTAGTGTAATGGAtccaaaataa
- the LOC130626204 gene encoding uncharacterized protein LOC130626204 isoform X1 codes for MKAYSLIYFTVLISRIPGKLFVDRNSSPSSCSKHFCESLDIFANIEKSLKFCNSRNAVCTTDNCTTCSCDNNDVFVSYKHGCKDTFEVNQMFNDSFSFYARSYGMDIPLINSNSLSYQQCERLSAKDDNINVNDCKISGVYSIDAIDGLKQSVKDHPFLVQQAMVRKRILFQCIQHRPNEQKDEESNSPTILIIVIVTVCLCLIILSILAVLLFRYRKKLRIRKKSQCAHYVVDETGQDNRYNAVNPAYEDVETKVSSHGEYATISNQVLKTTTEGKKSAENLYYKSTVMDSNNSTLDNTLSQNIYAELDEGSK; via the exons ATGAAAGCGTATTCACTTATATACTTCACCGTTCTCATCTCACGTATCCCTGGTAAACTCTTTGTAGACAGAAATTCTTCACCTTCATCATGCAGTAAGCATTTTTGTGAGTCACTGGATATATTTGCTAACATCgaaaaaagtttaaagttttGTAACTCAAGAAATGCGGTTTGCACAACTGATAATTGCACAACGTGTTCGTGTGACAATAATGATGTATTTGTATCGTATAAACATGGTTGCAAAGATACCTTTGAGGTGAATCAGATGTTTAATG ataGTTTCTCCTTTTATGCTCGTTCTTATGGCATGGATATACCTCTTATAAATTCTAACTCGTTGTCATATCAACAGTGTGAAAGGCTTTCAGCAAAAGATGACAATATAAATGTAAATGACTGTAAAATAAGTGGTGTGTATAGTATTGATGCTATCGATGGGCTGAAACAAAGTGTTAAAGATCACCCATTTTTAGTTCAACAAGCAATGGTGAGAAAAAGGATACTTTTTCAATGTATCCAG CATCGACCTAATGAACAAAAAGATGAAGAATCAAACTCACCTACAATTTTAATAATTGTCATTGTCActgtttgtttgtgtttgatAATATTGTCAATCTTAGCGGTTTTGCTGTTTCGTTATCGCAAAAAATTACGCATAAG GAAGAAAAGTCAATGCGCACATTATGTAGTGGATGAAACAG GACAAGACAATCGTTATAATGCTGTCAATCCTGCATATGAAG ATGTAGAAACAAAAGTTAGTTCACATGGTGAATATGCAACTATTTCAAATCAAGTGCTAAAG ACAACAACTGAAGGGAAGAAATCAGCGGAAAATTTGTATTATAAGTCCACTGTTATGGATTCAAACAACAGTACATTAGATAATACGCTAAGCCAAAATATATATGCAGAATTAGATGAAGGTTCAAAATAA
- the LOC130626204 gene encoding uncharacterized protein LOC130626204 isoform X2, giving the protein MDIPLINSNSLSYQQCERLSAKDDNINVNDCKISGVYSIDAIDGLKQSVKDHPFLVQQAMVRKRILFQCIQHRPNEQKDEESNSPTILIIVIVTVCLCLIILSILAVLLFRYRKKLRIRKKSQCAHYVVDETGQDNRYNAVNPAYEDVETKVSSHGEYATISNQVLKTTTEGKKSAENLYYKSTVMDSNNSTLDNTLSQNIYAELDEGSK; this is encoded by the exons ATGGATATACCTCTTATAAATTCTAACTCGTTGTCATATCAACAGTGTGAAAGGCTTTCAGCAAAAGATGACAATATAAATGTAAATGACTGTAAAATAAGTGGTGTGTATAGTATTGATGCTATCGATGGGCTGAAACAAAGTGTTAAAGATCACCCATTTTTAGTTCAACAAGCAATGGTGAGAAAAAGGATACTTTTTCAATGTATCCAG CATCGACCTAATGAACAAAAAGATGAAGAATCAAACTCACCTACAATTTTAATAATTGTCATTGTCActgtttgtttgtgtttgatAATATTGTCAATCTTAGCGGTTTTGCTGTTTCGTTATCGCAAAAAATTACGCATAAG GAAGAAAAGTCAATGCGCACATTATGTAGTGGATGAAACAG GACAAGACAATCGTTATAATGCTGTCAATCCTGCATATGAAG ATGTAGAAACAAAAGTTAGTTCACATGGTGAATATGCAACTATTTCAAATCAAGTGCTAAAG ACAACAACTGAAGGGAAGAAATCAGCGGAAAATTTGTATTATAAGTCCACTGTTATGGATTCAAACAACAGTACATTAGATAATACGCTAAGCCAAAATATATATGCAGAATTAGATGAAGGTTCAAAATAA